A stretch of Fusobacterium periodonticum ATCC 33693 DNA encodes these proteins:
- a CDS encoding pyridoxamine 5'-phosphate oxidase family protein produces the protein MRKANREVKDRNEIIEIMKKCDVCRLVFNNGDYPYIIPLNFGLDTNEEKIILYFHSALEGTKVEIMKREMKASFEMDCKHELQYDEAKGYCTMAYESVIGKGKIRILSEDEKMDALKKLMAQYHKEKEAYFNPAAIPRTLVYCLEVEEMTAKRK, from the coding sequence ATGAGAAAGGCAAATAGAGAAGTTAAAGATAGAAATGAAATTATAGAAATCATGAAAAAATGTGATGTGTGTAGATTAGTTTTTAACAATGGAGACTATCCTTATATTATTCCTTTAAATTTTGGTTTAGATACTAATGAAGAAAAAATTATTCTCTACTTTCATAGTGCTTTAGAAGGAACAAAAGTTGAAATAATGAAAAGAGAAATGAAAGCAAGTTTTGAAATGGACTGTAAGCATGAACTTCAATATGATGAAGCAAAAGGTTATTGTACTATGGCTTATGAAAGTGTTATAGGTAAAGGCAAAATAAGAATATTATCTGAAGATGAAAAAATGGATGCTTTAAAGAAATTAATGGCACAATATCATAAAGAGAAAGAGGCATATTTTAATCCTGCAGCAATACCTAGAACTCTTGTTTATTGTCTTGAAGTGGAAGAGATGACTGCTAAAAGAAAATAA
- a CDS encoding 3-hydroxybutyryl-CoA dehydrogenase, which produces MKVGIIGAGTMGAGIAQAFAQTEGFTVALCDINNEFAANGKNRIAKGFEKRIAKGKMEQAEADTILSRITTGTKEICADCDLVIEAAIENMEIKKQTFKELDEICKADAIFATNTSSLSITEIGAGLKRPMIGMHFFNPAPVMKLVEIIAGLHTPVEIVEKIKKVSEDIGKVPVQVEEAPGFVVNRILIPMINEAVGIYAEGVASVEGIDAAMKLGANHPIGPLALGDLIGLDVCLAIMDVLYHETGDSKYRAHTLLRKMVRGKQLGQKTGKGFYDYTK; this is translated from the coding sequence ATGAAAGTAGGTATTATTGGAGCAGGAACAATGGGTGCAGGAATTGCTCAAGCATTTGCACAAACAGAAGGATTTACAGTAGCACTTTGTGATATTAATAATGAATTCGCTGCTAATGGAAAAAATAGAATAGCTAAAGGTTTTGAAAAGAGAATAGCTAAAGGTAAAATGGAACAAGCTGAGGCTGATACTATTTTATCAAGAATTACAACTGGTACAAAAGAAATTTGTGCTGATTGTGATTTAGTAATTGAAGCAGCTATTGAAAATATGGAAATTAAAAAACAAACATTTAAAGAATTAGATGAAATTTGTAAAGCAGATGCTATATTTGCAACAAATACTTCTTCTTTATCAATTACAGAAATTGGTGCAGGACTAAAGAGACCTATGATAGGAATGCACTTCTTTAACCCAGCACCTGTAATGAAACTTGTTGAAATCATTGCTGGATTGCATACTCCAGTTGAAATAGTAGAAAAAATTAAAAAAGTTTCTGAAGACATTGGAAAAGTTCCAGTACAAGTTGAAGAAGCACCAGGGTTTGTTGTAAATAGAATTTTAATTCCTATGATTAATGAAGCAGTAGGAATCTATGCTGAAGGAGTAGCAAGTGTAGAAGGAATAGATGCTGCAATGAAATTAGGAGCAAATCACCCTATAGGACCACTAGCTTTAGGAGATTTAATTGGATTAGATGTATGTCTTGCTATAATGGATGTTTTATACCATGAAACAGGAGATAGCAAATACAGAGCACATACTCTATTAAGAAAAATGGTTCGTGGAAAACAATTAGGACAAAAAACTGGTAAAGGTTTTTATGACTACACAAAATAA
- a CDS encoding enoyl-CoA hydratase-related protein, translating to MSVVSYRQEDFIGIVTIERPEALNALNSAVLNELNSTFANINLETTRVVILTGAGTKSFVAGADISEMAPLNNSEAARFSNKGNEVFRKIEIFPLPVIAAINGFALGGGCELAMSCDFRVCSENAVFGQPEVGLGITPGFGGTQRLARLIGLGKAKEMIYTANAIKAEEALNVGLVNHVYPQETLLEETKKLAAKIAKNAPFAVRASKRAINEGIDTDMDRAILIEEKLFGSCFTTEDQKVGMKAFLEKIKGVEYKNK from the coding sequence ATGTCAGTTGTATCTTATAGACAAGAAGATTTTATTGGGATTGTTACTATAGAAAGACCAGAGGCATTAAACGCTTTAAACTCGGCAGTATTAAATGAATTGAATTCAACTTTTGCTAACATAAATTTAGAGACAACAAGAGTTGTAATTTTAACAGGAGCAGGAACTAAATCGTTTGTTGCAGGGGCAGATATCTCAGAGATGGCTCCTTTAAACAACAGTGAAGCAGCTAGATTTAGTAATAAAGGAAATGAAGTATTTAGAAAAATAGAAATTTTTCCTCTTCCAGTTATTGCAGCTATTAATGGATTCGCTTTAGGTGGAGGTTGCGAACTAGCAATGAGTTGTGATTTTAGAGTTTGTTCTGAAAATGCAGTATTTGGACAACCAGAAGTTGGTTTAGGGATAACTCCAGGTTTTGGAGGGACTCAAAGATTAGCGAGACTTATTGGTTTAGGAAAAGCTAAAGAAATGATTTATACGGCTAATGCTATTAAAGCTGAGGAAGCACTTAATGTTGGACTTGTAAATCATGTTTATCCTCAAGAAACATTATTAGAAGAAACAAAGAAATTAGCAGCTAAAATTGCTAAAAATGCTCCTTTCGCTGTCAGAGCTTCTAAAAGAGCAATAAATGAAGGAATTGACACTGATATGGATAGAGCAATACTAATAGAAGAAAAACTATTTGGAAGCTGTTTTACAACAGAAGACCAAAAAGTTGGAATGAAAGCATTCTTAGAAAAAATTAAAGGTGTAGAATATAAAAACAAGTAA
- a CDS encoding MnmA/TRMU family protein, producing the protein MKEKIKALALFSGGLDSALAIKVVQDQGVEVIGLNFVSHFFGGKNEKAEKMAEQLGIKLEYIDFKKRHMFVVEDPVYGRGKNMNPCIDCHSLMFKIAGELLEEYGAHFVISGEVLGQRPMSQNAQALEKVKKLSGMEDLVLRPLSAKLLPPSKAELMGWVDREKLLDINGRSRQRQMELMASYGLIEYPSPGGGCLLTDPGYSSRLKVLEDDGLLKDEHSWLFKLIKEARFFRFDKGRYLFVGRDKESNMKIDEYRKEKNLKFYIHSAEVPGPHLLANTDLSEEEINFAKNLFSRYSKVKGNEKINLNNSGNIETIDIVDLKKLDEEIKKYQQL; encoded by the coding sequence TTGAAAGAGAAAATTAAAGCTTTAGCTTTATTTTCAGGTGGTTTAGACAGTGCTTTAGCTATAAAAGTGGTACAAGATCAAGGAGTTGAAGTAATTGGTTTGAATTTTGTATCACACTTTTTTGGTGGAAAAAATGAAAAAGCTGAAAAAATGGCTGAACAATTAGGAATTAAGCTAGAATATATTGATTTTAAAAAAAGACATATGTTTGTAGTTGAGGATCCTGTCTATGGTAGAGGAAAAAATATGAATCCTTGTATAGACTGTCATTCATTGATGTTTAAGATAGCAGGAGAATTACTGGAAGAATATGGTGCTCACTTTGTTATATCGGGGGAAGTTTTAGGACAAAGACCTATGTCTCAAAATGCACAAGCTTTAGAAAAAGTTAAAAAGTTATCAGGTATGGAGGACTTAGTTTTAAGACCTCTATCTGCTAAACTTTTACCTCCAAGTAAAGCTGAACTTATGGGTTGGGTTGATAGAGAAAAACTTTTAGATATAAATGGACGTTCAAGACAAAGACAAATGGAACTTATGGCTTCATACGGACTTATTGAATATCCTAGTCCAGGTGGAGGTTGCTTACTAACTGATCCTGGTTATTCAAGTAGATTAAAGGTTTTAGAAGATGATGGACTTCTTAAGGATGAACATTCATGGCTTTTTAAACTTATAAAAGAAGCTAGATTCTTTAGATTTGATAAAGGAAGATATTTATTCGTTGGTAGAGATAAAGAATCAAACATGAAAATTGATGAATATAGAAAAGAAAAAAATCTAAAATTCTATATACACAGTGCAGAAGTTCCTGGACCTCATTTACTTGCTAACACTGACTTAAGTGAAGAAGAAATAAATTTTGCAAAAAATTTATTTTCAAGATATTCTAAAGTAAAAGGAAATGAAAAAATTAATTTAAATAATTCAGGAAATATAGAAACAATAGATATTGTTGACTTAAAAAAGTTAGATGAAGAAATAAAAAAATATCAACAACTATAG
- a CDS encoding complement resistance protein TraT produces the protein MKKFLKNIIFLGLLLTIVSCSTMHTVISKRNLDVQTKMSDTIWLEPAAPNQKIVFVKISNTTGKNLNIEQKIVNALSAKGYRVVNDPAEAKYWLQANILKVDKVNLDNDNGFSDAALGAGIGGILGAQRSGGAYTALGWGLAGAAIGTLADALVNDTAYAMVTDILISEKTGRNVQNSTKNAVKQGNSGTMTSSTSSSSNIEKYSTRVLSTANQVNLNFNSAVPILEDELIKVITGIF, from the coding sequence ATGAAAAAATTTTTAAAAAATATAATATTTTTGGGACTACTATTGACAATAGTATCTTGCTCTACTATGCATACTGTAATTTCAAAAAGAAATTTAGATGTACAAACTAAGATGTCAGATACAATTTGGCTAGAGCCTGCAGCTCCAAATCAAAAAATAGTATTTGTAAAAATTTCAAATACAACTGGAAAGAATCTAAATATTGAACAAAAAATAGTAAATGCTTTATCAGCAAAAGGTTATAGAGTAGTAAATGACCCTGCTGAAGCAAAATATTGGTTGCAAGCTAATATTTTAAAAGTAGATAAAGTTAATTTAGATAATGATAATGGCTTCTCTGATGCTGCTTTAGGTGCTGGAATTGGAGGAATATTAGGTGCTCAACGTTCAGGTGGAGCTTATACTGCACTTGGCTGGGGACTTGCTGGAGCTGCAATAGGAACATTAGCAGATGCTTTAGTTAATGATACTGCTTATGCTATGGTAACAGATATTTTAATTTCTGAAAAAACTGGGAGAAATGTACAAAATTCTACAAAAAATGCAGTTAAACAAGGTAATTCAGGAACTATGACTTCTAGTACTAGTTCTTCATCTAATATTGAAAAATACTCTACAAGAGTTTTAAGTACAGCTAATCAAGTAAACTTAAACTTTAATAGTGCTGTTCCAATATTAGAAGATGAATTAATAAAAGTAATTACTGGGATATTTTAA
- a CDS encoding YggS family pyridoxal phosphate-dependent enzyme, which translates to MSIQTSVEEILEDIKKYSPYPEKVKLIAVTKYSSVEDIEEFLKTGQNICGENKVQVVKDKIEYFKSKNTDVKWHFIGNLQKNKVKYIIDDVVAIHSVNKLSLAQEINKKAEQSGKTMDILIEINVYGEESKQGYSLDELKCDIIELKNLKNLNIIGVMTMAPFTDDEKILRMVFSELRKIKDELNKEYFDNNLTELSMGMSNDYKIALQEGSTYIRVGTKIFK; encoded by the coding sequence ATGAGTATTCAAACTAGTGTTGAAGAAATTTTAGAAGATATTAAAAAATATTCTCCTTATCCAGAAAAAGTTAAATTGATTGCTGTTACAAAATATTCTTCAGTTGAAGATATAGAAGAATTTTTAAAGACTGGTCAAAATATCTGTGGAGAAAACAAAGTTCAAGTTGTTAAAGATAAAATAGAATATTTTAAAAGTAAAAATACAGATGTTAAGTGGCATTTTATTGGAAATTTACAAAAAAACAAAGTAAAATACATTATAGATGATGTAGTTGCCATACACTCTGTAAATAAATTAAGTTTGGCTCAAGAAATTAATAAAAAGGCTGAGCAATCTGGAAAAACTATGGATATTTTAATAGAAATTAATGTTTATGGTGAAGAAAGCAAACAAGGTTATTCCTTAGATGAACTAAAATGTGATATAATAGAATTGAAAAATCTTAAAAATTTGAATATAATAGGAGTAATGACTATGGCTCCATTTACAGATGATGAAAAAATTTTAAGAATGGTTTTTTCAGAACTTAGAAAGATTAAAGATGAATTAAATAAAGAATATTTTGACAATAATCTTACTGAGTTGTCTATGGGAATGTCCAATGATTATAAAATTGCCTTACAAGAAGGAAGTACATATATAAGAGTTGGAACAAAAATTTTTAAATAA
- a CDS encoding phospho-sugar mutase, translating to MYLDEYKKWLNSTMLSENEKEELKSIANDEKEIESRFYTNLSFGTAGMRGIRGIGKNRMNKYNIRKATQGLANYIIQATGESGKKKGVAIAYDSRLDSVENALNTAMTLAGNGIKVYLFDGVRSTPELSFAVRELKAQSGIMITASHNPKEYNGYKVYWEDGAQIVDPQATAIVSAVEAVDIFNDIKLMDEKEAIEKGLLVYVGEKLDDRYIEEVKKNAINPDVENKDKIKIVYSPLHGVAARPVERILKEMGYTSVFPVKEQEQPDGNFPTCDYANPEDTNVFKLSTELADKVGAEICIANDPDGDRVGLAVLNNDGKWFFPNGNQIGILFAEYILNHKKDIPTNGTMITTIVSTPLLDTIVKKNGKKALRVLTGFKYIGEKIRQFENKELDGTFLFGFEEAIGYLVGTHVRDKDAVVASMIIAEMATTFKNNGSSIYNEIIKIYEKYGWRLETTIPVTKKGKDGLEEIQKIMKSMRAKTHTEIAGIKVKEYRDYQKGVENLPKADVIQIVLEDETYLTVRPSGTEPKIKFYISVVDSDKKVAEEKLAKLEKEFINYAENI from the coding sequence ATGTACCTAGATGAATACAAAAAATGGCTAAACTCTACTATGTTATCTGAAAATGAAAAAGAAGAGTTAAAAAGTATTGCTAATGATGAAAAAGAAATTGAAAGTAGATTTTATACTAATCTAAGCTTTGGAACAGCTGGTATGAGAGGTATAAGAGGTATAGGTAAAAATAGAATGAATAAATATAATATAAGAAAAGCTACTCAAGGTTTAGCAAATTATATTATACAAGCAACTGGAGAAAGTGGAAAGAAAAAAGGAGTTGCTATTGCCTATGACTCAAGATTAGATTCTGTTGAAAATGCTCTTAATACTGCAATGACTTTAGCAGGTAATGGAATAAAAGTTTACTTGTTTGATGGAGTAAGATCAACTCCAGAACTTTCTTTTGCAGTAAGAGAACTAAAAGCTCAATCAGGTATTATGATAACAGCTTCTCATAATCCAAAAGAATACAATGGATATAAAGTTTATTGGGAAGATGGTGCTCAAATAGTTGATCCACAAGCAACAGCTATTGTAAGTGCAGTTGAAGCTGTTGATATTTTCAATGATATTAAATTGATGGATGAAAAAGAAGCTATAGAAAAAGGCTTACTTGTTTATGTTGGTGAAAAATTAGATGATAGATACATAGAAGAAGTTAAGAAAAATGCTATCAATCCTGATGTAGAAAATAAAGATAAAATTAAAATAGTTTACTCACCTTTACATGGGGTTGCAGCAAGACCTGTTGAAAGAATTTTAAAAGAAATGGGTTACACAAGTGTATTCCCTGTGAAAGAGCAAGAACAACCTGATGGAAATTTCCCAACTTGTGACTACGCAAATCCTGAAGATACAAATGTATTTAAGCTAAGTACAGAGCTTGCAGACAAAGTTGGAGCTGAAATTTGTATAGCTAATGACCCAGATGGAGATAGAGTTGGGCTTGCTGTTCTTAACAATGATGGAAAATGGTTTTTCCCTAATGGAAATCAAATAGGTATCTTATTTGCAGAATATATTTTAAATCATAAAAAAGATATACCTACAAATGGAACTATGATAACAACTATTGTATCAACTCCACTTCTTGATACTATTGTTAAAAAGAATGGTAAAAAAGCTTTAAGAGTTCTTACAGGTTTTAAATATATTGGTGAAAAAATTAGACAATTTGAAAATAAAGAATTAGATGGAACTTTCTTATTTGGTTTTGAAGAAGCTATAGGATATTTAGTTGGAACTCATGTTAGAGATAAAGATGCTGTTGTTGCTTCTATGATAATAGCAGAAATGGCTACAACTTTTAAAAATAATGGTTCTAGTATCTATAATGAAATAATCAAAATTTATGAAAAATATGGTTGGCGTTTAGAAACTACTATACCTGTAACTAAAAAAGGCAAAGATGGACTTGAAGAGATACAAAAGATTATGAAGTCTATGAGAGCAAAAACTCATACAGAAATAGCTGGTATAAAGGTAAAAGAGTATAGAGATTATCAAAAAGGTGTAGAAAATTTACCAAAAGCAGATGTTATACAAATAGTTTTAGAAGATGAAACTTATTTAACTGTAAGACCTTCTGGAACTGAACCTAAGATTAAATTCTATATTTCAGTTGTTGATAGTGACAAAAAAGTTGCTGAAGAAAAATTAGCAAAATTAGAAAAAGAATTTATAAACTATGCTGAAAATATATAA
- the hemW gene encoding radical SAM family heme chaperone HemW: MLKIYNTYIHIPFCERKCNYCDFTSLKGTDNQIEKYVNYLLKEIDIYSKKYDLSKKQDTIYFGGGTPSLLPIDSLKRILSRFSYDDNTEITIEVNPKTVDINKLKEYRNLGINRLSIGIQTFNDDNLKILGRIHNSEEAIEVYNMAREVGFENISLDIMFSLPNQTLEMLKVDLEKLISLNPEHISIYSLIWEEGTKFFKDLKSGKLKETDNELEATMYEYIIDYLKSKGYEHYEISNFSKKDFEARHNSIYWENKNYLGLGLSAAGYLGNLRYKNFFHLKDYYDKLDKNILPVDEREELTEDDIEQYRYLVGFRLLNKPLVPSKEYLEKCEILEKDAYLIKKENGYILSDKGLMLFNDFIENFIDD, translated from the coding sequence ATGCTGAAAATATATAATACTTACATACATATTCCTTTCTGTGAAAGAAAATGTAACTATTGTGACTTTACTTCATTAAAGGGAACTGATAATCAAATTGAAAAATATGTCAACTATCTTTTAAAAGAGATAGATATTTATAGTAAAAAATATGATTTATCTAAAAAACAAGATACTATATACTTTGGTGGAGGGACACCTTCCCTCCTACCAATAGATAGTTTAAAAAGAATCTTATCAAGATTTTCTTATGATGATAATACTGAAATCACTATTGAAGTAAATCCTAAAACTGTTGATATAAACAAATTAAAAGAATACAGAAATTTAGGAATCAATAGATTAAGTATAGGAATACAAACTTTTAATGATGATAATTTAAAAATTTTAGGAAGAATACATAATTCAGAAGAAGCGATAGAAGTATATAATATGGCAAGAGAAGTTGGCTTTGAAAATATCAGTCTCGATATTATGTTCTCTTTACCTAATCAGACTTTGGAAATGTTAAAAGTTGATTTAGAAAAATTAATTTCTTTAAATCCTGAACATATTTCTATTTATTCTTTAATATGGGAAGAAGGAACAAAATTCTTTAAGGATTTGAAGTCTGGAAAATTAAAAGAAACTGATAATGAATTAGAAGCTACTATGTATGAATATATAATTGATTATTTAAAGTCAAAAGGATATGAACATTATGAAATCTCAAATTTTTCTAAAAAAGATTTTGAAGCAAGACATAACTCCATATATTGGGAAAATAAAAATTATTTAGGCTTAGGTCTGTCAGCTGCAGGATATTTAGGAAATCTAAGATATAAAAATTTCTTTCATTTAAAGGATTATTATGATAAACTAGATAAGAATATTTTACCTGTTGATGAAAGAGAAGAACTTACAGAAGATGATATTGAACAATATAGATATCTAGTAGGATTTAGACTTTTAAATAAGCCACTAGTTCCTAGTAAAGAATATTTAGAAAAATGTGAGATTTTAGAAAAGGACGCTTATCTTATAAAAAAAGAAAATGGCTATATTTTAAGCGATAAAGGACTTATGCTATTTAATGATTTTATTGAAAATTTTATAGATGACTAA
- a CDS encoding calcium-translocating P-type ATPase, PMCA-type, with the protein MKHFTKSKKNLFEEFETSSNGLIEEEVVKRRKKYGENKFVEKEKDGLIKIFFNQFKDSLVIILLIAAIISFFSGNKESALVIVLVLILNSILGAYQTIKAQKSLDSLKKMSSPKCKVIRDREQLEVDSTELVPGDIVIVEAGDIVPADGRIIENFSLLVNENSLTGESNSIEKTDEVLEYEDLALGDQVNMVFSGSLVNYGRAKILVTETGMSTQLGKIATLLDQTEENITPLQKSLDIFGKRLTLGIVVLCILIFGIYVYHGNTILDSLLLAVALAVAAIPESLNPIITIVLSMETEKLSKENAIVKELKSIEALGSISVICSDKTGTLTQNKMTVKKIFINGKLDNEYSLDKNKKIDKLLLDSFILCTDATDTIGDPTETALIHLTQKYDMSFRDERKDSKRISEIPFDSVRKLMTVLYETKNGKHIIFTKGAFDSLVTRFKYYLDENGNVQNVNEEFIKKIEKVNNELAEEGLRVLTFAYKYIDGEKELSNEDENDYIFHALVGMIDPPREESKLAVQECIRGGIKPVMITGDHKITARTIAKNIGIFKDGDIALEGVELEKMTDEELEKNVANISVYARVSPEHKIRIVNAWQKLGKIVAMTGDGVNDAPALKKANIGIAMGITGTEVSKNAASMILADDNFSTIVKAIITGRNVYRNIKNAIGFLLSGNTAAILAVLYSSLANLPVIFSAVQLLFINLLTDSLPSIAVGVEPKNEDILDEKPRDPNEAILTKRFSSKLLIEGFLIAVFIIIAFYIGLKDSALKGSTMAFATLCLARLFHGIDYRGQRNVFAIGFFKNKFSLIAFALGFILLNAVLLCPPIYNMFGITKLETANFVQIYVLSLIPTVLIQIYKAIKYR; encoded by the coding sequence ATGAAACATTTTACAAAGTCTAAAAAAAATTTATTTGAAGAATTTGAAACAAGTTCAAATGGTTTAATTGAAGAAGAGGTAGTTAAGAGAAGAAAAAAATATGGAGAAAATAAGTTTGTTGAAAAAGAAAAAGATGGACTTATAAAAATATTTTTTAATCAATTTAAAGACTCTCTTGTAATTATTTTACTTATTGCAGCAATTATTTCATTCTTTTCTGGAAATAAAGAAAGTGCTCTTGTTATAGTTTTAGTTTTAATTTTAAACTCTATTCTTGGAGCTTATCAAACTATCAAAGCTCAAAAATCTTTAGATAGTTTAAAAAAGATGTCTTCACCTAAATGTAAAGTTATTAGAGATCGTGAACAATTAGAAGTGGATTCAACTGAATTAGTTCCAGGAGACATTGTCATAGTTGAAGCTGGAGATATTGTTCCTGCTGATGGAAGAATTATAGAAAATTTTTCATTATTAGTAAATGAAAACTCTCTTACTGGTGAATCTAACTCAATAGAAAAAACTGATGAAGTTTTAGAATATGAAGACTTAGCACTAGGAGATCAAGTTAATATGGTATTCTCAGGAAGCCTTGTTAACTATGGTAGAGCAAAGATTTTAGTTACTGAAACAGGAATGAGCACTCAACTAGGAAAAATTGCAACTCTTTTAGATCAAACAGAAGAAAATATTACTCCTTTACAAAAATCTTTAGATATATTTGGTAAGAGATTAACTCTTGGAATAGTTGTACTTTGTATTCTTATCTTTGGAATTTATGTATATCATGGAAATACAATTCTTGACTCTTTACTATTGGCTGTTGCTCTTGCTGTTGCAGCAATACCTGAATCATTAAATCCAATTATTACAATAGTATTATCTATGGAAACTGAAAAATTATCTAAGGAAAATGCTATAGTTAAAGAGTTAAAATCTATAGAAGCTTTAGGTTCTATATCTGTTATTTGTTCTGATAAAACTGGTACTCTTACACAAAATAAGATGACAGTTAAAAAGATTTTTATCAATGGTAAATTAGATAACGAATACTCTTTAGATAAAAATAAAAAAATTGATAAATTATTATTAGACAGTTTTATTCTATGTACAGATGCTACTGATACTATAGGAGATCCTACAGAAACTGCTCTTATTCACCTTACTCAAAAATATGATATGTCTTTTAGAGATGAAAGAAAAGATAGTAAGAGAATATCAGAAATACCTTTTGATTCTGTAAGAAAATTAATGACAGTTCTTTATGAAACAAAAAATGGTAAACACATTATTTTCACTAAGGGAGCTTTTGACTCTCTTGTAACAAGATTTAAATATTATCTTGATGAAAATGGTAATGTACAAAATGTAAATGAAGAATTTATTAAAAAGATTGAAAAAGTTAACAACGAATTAGCTGAAGAAGGTTTAAGAGTTTTAACTTTTGCTTATAAGTATATTGATGGAGAAAAAGAACTTTCTAATGAAGATGAAAATGACTATATTTTCCATGCTCTTGTTGGTATGATAGATCCTCCTAGAGAAGAATCTAAACTTGCTGTTCAAGAATGTATTAGAGGTGGAATTAAACCAGTTATGATAACAGGTGACCATAAAATAACAGCTAGAACAATTGCTAAAAATATAGGAATATTTAAAGATGGAGATATTGCACTTGAAGGTGTAGAACTTGAAAAGATGACTGATGAAGAATTAGAAAAGAATGTCGCAAACATTTCAGTTTATGCTAGAGTTTCTCCTGAACATAAAATAAGAATAGTTAATGCTTGGCAAAAACTTGGTAAAATTGTTGCTATGACAGGTGATGGAGTAAATGATGCTCCTGCTCTTAAAAAGGCAAATATAGGTATTGCAATGGGAATTACAGGAACAGAAGTTTCTAAGAATGCTGCATCTATGATATTAGCTGACGATAACTTCTCTACAATAGTTAAAGCAATTATAACTGGAAGAAATGTTTATAGAAATATTAAAAATGCCATAGGATTCTTACTTTCAGGAAATACTGCTGCTATACTTGCTGTGCTTTATTCATCTTTAGCTAATCTACCAGTTATATTCTCAGCAGTTCAGTTATTATTTATAAACTTATTGACAGATAGTTTACCATCAATAGCTGTAGGAGTTGAACCTAAAAATGAAGATATCTTAGATGAAAAACCCAGAGATCCTAATGAAGCTATATTAACAAAAAGATTCTCGTCTAAACTTCTAATAGAAGGATTTTTAATTGCTGTCTTTATTATAATCGCTTTCTATATAGGATTAAAAGATTCTGCTTTAAAAGGTTCTACAATGGCTTTTGCTACTCTATGTTTAGCTAGATTGTTCCATGGTATTGATTATAGAGGTCAAAGAAATGTTTTTGCTATAGGTTTCTTTAAAAATAAATTCTCATTAATTGCTTTTGCACTTGGATTTATTTTATTAAATGCTGTTTTACTATGCCCTCCTATCTACAATATGTTTGGAATTACTAAATTAGAAACAGCTAACTTTGTTCAAATCTATGTATTATCTTTAATACCAACAGTATTAATACAAATATATAAAGCTATAAAATATAGATAA
- a CDS encoding cell division protein SepF: MGILKDIKELVGINTEEEYDEEEVVEETTRTLSKREQMEMDTVDEFRYDDYSTIFIDPKQFEDCKKIATYIEKEKMITINLENIGPNVAQRIMDFLAGAMEIKNASFAQIAKNVYTIVPENMKVYYEGKRREKKLIDLEKGERFEREN, from the coding sequence ATGGGAATTTTAAAGGATATCAAAGAATTAGTAGGTATTAATACAGAAGAAGAATATGATGAAGAAGAAGTTGTAGAGGAAACAACAAGAACTCTTTCAAAAAGAGAACAAATGGAAATGGATACTGTTGATGAATTTAGATATGATGACTACAGTACTATCTTCATTGATCCTAAACAATTTGAAGATTGTAAAAAAATAGCAACATACATAGAAAAAGAAAAAATGATTACAATTAATTTAGAAAATATTGGACCAAATGTTGCACAAAGAATAATGGATTTCTTAGCAGGAGCTATGGAAATCAAAAATGCAAGTTTTGCTCAAATTGCAAAAAATGTATATACTATTGTTCCTGAAAATATGAAAGTTTATTATGAAGGAAAGAGAAGAGAAAAGAAATTAATAGACTTAGAAAAAGGTGAAAGATTTGAAAGAGAAAATTAA